One Rhodococcus sp. P1Y DNA window includes the following coding sequences:
- a CDS encoding NAD(P)/FAD-dependent oxidoreductase — MSWAEKPTTRGFDMVANAAPESFWLDRPERPAPRPRYHGVSAADLVIVGGGFTGLWAAVQAAEENPDRSIVLLEGDRIADGASGRNGGFCSASLTHGLGNGLDRYAEEMPTLVRMGTDTLDAIESSCLRYGIDAGIERTGELDIANFEWQTDELRAMAKDASSVGAAMEYLDREAVARRVSSPMAQGALFDPDVMLVDPAKLAWGLADAAESLGVTIHENSQVGELTKSGAGVRVSTGYGTVQARRVLLATAATKPLRKSVRRRIVPVWDYVIMTEPLTAEQMALIGWSGREGLADSGNRFHYFRLTADDRILFGGWEAFYFGDDVDPRRRQDPDTFALLAEHLLQMFPALEGIKATHAWGGAIDTCSRFSAFWDLGIDGRVASVVGFTGLGVGASHFGARTALDLLDGLDTERTRLNMVRSKPLPFPPEPAKSLGINITRHQFARADRNEGKRGWWLRAMDKAGLGFDS, encoded by the coding sequence GTGAGTTGGGCCGAGAAGCCGACGACCCGCGGGTTCGACATGGTGGCGAACGCTGCGCCCGAGTCGTTCTGGCTCGATCGCCCGGAGCGGCCGGCTCCGAGGCCTCGATATCACGGCGTATCGGCGGCGGATCTCGTGATCGTCGGCGGTGGTTTCACCGGACTGTGGGCAGCTGTGCAGGCAGCGGAGGAGAATCCGGACCGGTCCATCGTGCTCTTGGAAGGTGACCGTATCGCCGACGGCGCATCGGGACGCAACGGTGGATTCTGTTCGGCGAGCCTCACTCATGGGCTCGGTAACGGTCTCGATCGGTACGCCGAGGAGATGCCGACGCTTGTGCGGATGGGAACGGATACGCTCGATGCGATCGAAAGTAGCTGTCTGAGATATGGAATCGACGCCGGTATCGAGCGCACCGGTGAACTCGATATCGCGAACTTCGAGTGGCAGACCGATGAACTGCGGGCAATGGCTAAGGACGCGTCGAGTGTAGGCGCGGCGATGGAGTATCTGGACCGAGAAGCCGTTGCCCGCCGGGTGTCCTCTCCCATGGCGCAGGGGGCTCTGTTCGATCCCGACGTGATGCTCGTCGATCCGGCCAAATTGGCCTGGGGTCTGGCCGATGCGGCCGAGTCGCTCGGCGTCACGATCCACGAGAACAGTCAGGTGGGGGAGCTGACGAAGTCCGGTGCCGGAGTACGTGTGAGTACCGGGTACGGGACGGTCCAGGCCCGCCGGGTTCTGTTGGCTACTGCTGCGACGAAGCCGTTGAGGAAATCGGTGCGCAGGCGGATCGTGCCGGTATGGGATTACGTCATCATGACCGAGCCGCTGACCGCCGAGCAGATGGCTCTCATCGGATGGTCGGGCCGAGAAGGGTTGGCCGACAGCGGGAACCGGTTTCATTATTTCCGGTTGACCGCCGACGACCGAATCTTGTTCGGCGGTTGGGAGGCGTTCTACTTCGGCGACGACGTCGACCCGCGACGCCGGCAGGACCCCGATACGTTTGCGCTGCTTGCCGAGCATCTGTTGCAGATGTTCCCGGCTCTGGAGGGGATCAAGGCAACTCATGCGTGGGGCGGCGCCATCGACACGTGCTCTCGGTTCAGTGCGTTCTGGGATCTCGGTATCGACGGCCGCGTCGCCAGCGTTGTGGGGTTCACCGGGCTCGGGGTGGGGGCGTCGCATTTCGGCGCTCGCACGGCGTTGGACCTGCTGGATGGCCTCGACACCGAACGCACCAGACTGAATATGGTGCGCAGCAAACCACTACCGTTTCCGCCCGAGCCTGCCAAATCGTTGGGCATCAACATCACCCGGCATCAGTTCGCCCGAGCTGATCGCAACGAAGGTAAGCGCGGCTGGTGGCTCCGAGCGATGGACAAGGCAGGGTTGGGCTTCGACAGTTAG
- a CDS encoding thymidine phosphorylase produces MSDAVSIIAAKRDGHTLTSAQIDWVVDAFTKGVVADEQMSALAMAILWRGMTRPELSRWTAAMIASGSRMDFSSLPVPTVDKHSTGGVGDKITLPLAPLVAACGAAVPQLSGRGLGHTGGTLDKLESIPGWRADLTGDEIHSILADPAVGAVVCAAGADLAPADKRLYALRDVTGTVESIPLIASSIMSKKIAEGTGALVLDVKVGAGAFMKNLSDARALAEAMVALGTDAGVRTVALLTAMDSPLGLTAGNAVEVEESLEVLAGGGPADIVELTVTLARTMLTAAGIEGVDPADKLADGSAMDRWRAMIAAQGGDPGAALPVAKESQVITAESDGVVTALDAMGVGVAAWRLGAGRERQGQPVQAAAGVRLHAKPGDRVLAGQPLATLYTDTPEKFEHATAAIADAWTIGDAYETSPIVIERVGL; encoded by the coding sequence ATGTCTGACGCAGTTTCGATCATCGCAGCCAAGCGCGACGGCCACACGCTCACTTCCGCGCAAATCGACTGGGTCGTCGACGCCTTCACCAAAGGGGTGGTCGCCGACGAGCAGATGTCGGCGTTGGCGATGGCCATTCTGTGGCGCGGTATGACGAGGCCGGAACTGAGCCGGTGGACCGCGGCGATGATTGCGTCCGGTAGCCGAATGGACTTCTCGTCGCTTCCTGTGCCCACGGTCGACAAGCACTCGACCGGAGGTGTGGGAGACAAGATCACGCTGCCGCTGGCCCCGCTCGTCGCTGCTTGTGGGGCTGCGGTTCCGCAGTTGTCCGGTCGCGGGCTCGGCCACACCGGGGGAACGCTCGACAAGCTCGAGTCGATTCCAGGATGGCGCGCGGACCTGACCGGCGACGAGATCCATTCGATCCTCGCCGATCCCGCTGTCGGCGCGGTGGTGTGCGCAGCGGGCGCGGACCTCGCGCCTGCCGACAAACGGCTCTATGCATTGCGTGACGTCACCGGAACCGTGGAATCGATCCCGCTCATTGCCAGTTCGATCATGAGCAAGAAGATCGCCGAGGGCACAGGCGCGCTGGTCCTCGATGTCAAGGTCGGCGCAGGTGCATTCATGAAGAACTTGTCCGACGCACGTGCTCTGGCAGAAGCGATGGTGGCCCTCGGCACCGACGCGGGAGTGCGCACGGTTGCCCTGCTCACCGCGATGGATTCACCGCTCGGTCTCACCGCGGGCAATGCCGTAGAGGTGGAGGAATCGCTGGAAGTCCTTGCGGGCGGCGGACCGGCGGACATCGTCGAACTGACGGTGACCCTCGCGCGGACCATGCTGACGGCAGCGGGAATCGAGGGCGTCGACCCTGCCGACAAGCTCGCCGACGGCAGCGCGATGGACCGGTGGCGCGCGATGATCGCCGCACAGGGCGGCGACCCGGGCGCGGCGCTGCCGGTAGCGAAGGAATCTCAGGTCATCACAGCCGAGTCCGATGGTGTCGTGACCGCTCTCGATGCAATGGGGGTCGGCGTCGCTGCGTGGCGTCTCGGCGCAGGCCGCGAGCGGCAGGGGCAACCGGTCCAGGCGGCGGCAGGCGTTCGGCTGCACGCGAAGCCCGGTGACCGGGTGCTCGCGGGGCAGCCGCTGGCAACGCTCTACACGGACACTCCGGAGAAGTTCGAGCACGCCACCGCGGCCATCGCCGACGCCTGGACTATCGGCGACGCCTACGAAACGTCGCCGATAGTCATCGAACGTGTCGGCCTCTAG
- a CDS encoding gamma-aminobutyraldehyde dehydrogenase, which produces MENAPMIAGCWIAGRAVDGTGGTHTVVNPATGHAVAHLRLATPTEVDAAVTAAREAFPAWSQAMPSHRASVLRELASLVAGRAGDFAREEMVQTGKTIRLATEFDVPGSIDNIEFFAGAARNLEGKASAEYSGEHTSSIRREAIGVVGSITPWNYPLQMAVWKAIPALAAGCCVVLKPSELTPLTTLRLAQLATEAGLPDGVFNVVTGTGVDAGAALSGHPGIDVMTFTGSTPVGRTVMAQAAVNGTRVQLELGGKAPFVVFDDADLDAAVHGAVAGALINSGQDCTAATRAIVAEPLYDAFVDGVAELMRCVVVGDPSDPSTDMGSLISFAHRDRVAAMVARTEARVVCGGRAPDAPGAFYLPTLLAGVGERDEVYREEIFGPVLTVSKHSGDDDALRMANDTSFGLAASAWTRDLYRAGRASREIHAGCVWINDHIPIISEMPHGGVGASGFGKDMSTYSFEEYSTVKHVMTDITGVARKPWHRTVFAGVEPAERPGTAGGAQ; this is translated from the coding sequence ATGGAGAATGCGCCGATGATCGCGGGCTGCTGGATCGCTGGACGAGCAGTCGACGGAACCGGGGGCACGCATACAGTGGTGAACCCGGCAACCGGGCACGCGGTGGCACACCTACGGCTGGCGACACCAACCGAAGTCGACGCCGCGGTTACGGCTGCACGCGAGGCGTTTCCGGCGTGGTCGCAGGCGATGCCGTCGCACCGGGCCTCCGTGCTGCGGGAACTGGCATCTCTGGTGGCCGGTCGAGCGGGAGATTTCGCGCGCGAAGAGATGGTGCAGACCGGCAAGACGATTCGACTGGCGACCGAGTTCGACGTCCCGGGCAGCATCGACAACATCGAGTTCTTCGCCGGTGCAGCACGGAATTTGGAGGGCAAGGCGTCGGCGGAGTATTCGGGTGAGCACACCTCGTCGATACGCCGTGAAGCCATCGGAGTTGTCGGGTCGATCACCCCGTGGAACTACCCGCTGCAGATGGCGGTGTGGAAGGCGATACCCGCCCTCGCGGCCGGCTGCTGCGTGGTCCTCAAGCCGAGTGAGCTGACGCCGCTGACCACGCTGCGATTGGCGCAACTGGCCACCGAGGCGGGCCTTCCCGACGGCGTGTTCAACGTCGTGACCGGCACCGGAGTCGACGCGGGCGCTGCGCTGTCCGGCCACCCAGGAATCGATGTCATGACCTTCACCGGCTCGACTCCCGTCGGCCGAACCGTCATGGCCCAGGCTGCGGTGAACGGAACGCGGGTTCAACTGGAACTCGGAGGAAAGGCGCCGTTCGTAGTGTTCGACGACGCCGACCTCGATGCCGCCGTGCACGGCGCCGTGGCGGGCGCGCTGATCAATTCGGGCCAGGATTGCACTGCGGCGACGAGAGCCATTGTGGCCGAACCGCTCTACGATGCGTTCGTCGACGGTGTCGCCGAGTTGATGCGGTGCGTCGTGGTCGGGGACCCGTCGGATCCGTCCACGGACATGGGTTCACTGATCTCGTTCGCCCACCGAGATCGAGTCGCGGCCATGGTTGCGCGTACCGAGGCTCGGGTGGTGTGCGGTGGCCGTGCCCCCGACGCACCAGGCGCGTTCTACCTGCCGACCCTTCTCGCCGGGGTGGGGGAGCGGGACGAGGTGTACCGCGAGGAGATCTTCGGGCCCGTGTTGACGGTGTCGAAACATTCCGGTGACGATGACGCACTTCGTATGGCCAACGACACGTCCTTCGGTTTGGCCGCATCAGCATGGACGAGGGACCTCTATCGGGCGGGACGGGCGTCGCGAGAGATCCATGCCGGATGTGTGTGGATCAACGACCACATTCCGATCATCAGCGAGATGCCGCACGGGGGTGTGGGTGCGTCGGGATTCGGTAAGGACATGTCGACCTACTCGTTCGAGGAATATTCGACGGTCAAGCATGTGATGACCGACATCACCGGCGTCGCTCGTAAACCATGGCACAGAACAGTGTTCGCAGGAGTGGAGCCTGCGGAACGACCGGGTACGGCGGGAGGGGCACAGTGA
- a CDS encoding APC family permease: MSVAEPPATSPPPDVPAGKGLNTGALGLVGNIVIGLSAVAPAYSLAATLGYVVLAVGDKAPAMFLVAFVPMLLTAFAYRELGRDTPDCGTSFTWGTKAFGPWVGWMAGWGLAVSAIIVLANVAEIAALYLFEFLGLEGAAESTAAKVALGSFFIVSMTYVSFRGILISERMQNVLLIVQFGVLIGVSVTALVKVAAGTAGPQAITPQLSWIIPTGVTMSDAAQAIILCIFIYWGWDACLAVGEETRDSEKTPGRAAVITTLILVATYVLVGYAVQSFAGFGETGIGLNNPDNVDDVLTILGDPVAGSIVASLLLLTVSISALSSTQTTILPTARGTLSMAVYEAIPKRFASVHPKYMTPGFGTLVMGGAALAFYLVLTFVSANALQDSVASLGLAVAFYYGITAYACVWYFRRTLLKSLRNLFMRGIFPLLGGLSMTWAFVQSAVDMIKPDYGFTVYGPIGGVFVLGIGMLVLGIPLMLLCFVGNRDFFQGKTLTAATEVKVPDTY, translated from the coding sequence ATGTCTGTTGCGGAACCGCCTGCGACGTCTCCCCCTCCCGACGTTCCAGCGGGCAAGGGCCTGAACACCGGGGCCCTCGGCCTCGTCGGAAACATCGTCATCGGACTGTCGGCGGTCGCCCCGGCGTACAGCCTCGCCGCGACACTCGGGTACGTCGTGCTTGCTGTCGGCGACAAGGCACCCGCGATGTTCCTGGTGGCGTTCGTGCCCATGCTGCTGACGGCGTTCGCCTACCGTGAGCTCGGGCGCGACACCCCCGATTGCGGCACGTCCTTCACCTGGGGCACCAAGGCATTCGGGCCATGGGTTGGATGGATGGCAGGATGGGGGCTAGCGGTGTCCGCAATCATCGTTCTCGCGAACGTCGCGGAAATCGCAGCGCTATACCTCTTCGAATTCCTGGGCCTGGAGGGTGCCGCCGAATCCACGGCCGCGAAAGTCGCGCTCGGTTCCTTCTTCATCGTGTCGATGACCTACGTCAGTTTCCGCGGAATCCTCATCAGCGAGCGGATGCAGAACGTGCTGCTGATCGTCCAGTTCGGCGTCCTCATCGGCGTCTCCGTCACCGCTCTGGTCAAGGTCGCGGCAGGCACAGCGGGCCCGCAGGCCATCACACCTCAGCTGAGTTGGATCATTCCCACCGGGGTCACGATGTCCGATGCAGCCCAAGCCATCATCCTCTGCATCTTCATCTACTGGGGCTGGGACGCGTGTCTCGCTGTCGGCGAGGAAACGCGAGATTCGGAGAAGACTCCAGGACGAGCCGCTGTTATCACAACGCTGATTCTCGTCGCGACGTACGTTCTCGTCGGATATGCGGTGCAATCCTTCGCGGGTTTCGGCGAGACCGGAATCGGCCTCAACAACCCGGACAATGTCGACGACGTCCTGACGATCCTCGGCGATCCGGTCGCAGGCTCGATCGTCGCGTCGCTGCTGCTGCTGACCGTCTCGATCTCGGCGCTGTCCTCGACCCAGACCACGATTCTGCCTACCGCCCGCGGAACTTTGTCGATGGCCGTCTACGAGGCCATCCCCAAGCGATTCGCCAGCGTGCACCCCAAGTACATGACGCCAGGGTTCGGAACACTCGTCATGGGTGGCGCCGCGCTTGCGTTCTACTTGGTACTGACGTTCGTCAGTGCGAATGCGCTTCAGGATTCGGTTGCGTCACTGGGTCTGGCAGTTGCGTTCTACTACGGCATCACCGCCTACGCATGCGTATGGTACTTCCGCCGGACACTGCTGAAGTCTCTTCGGAACCTCTTCATGCGCGGCATCTTCCCGCTCCTCGGCGGGCTGTCGATGACCTGGGCTTTCGTGCAGAGCGCCGTGGACATGATCAAACCCGATTACGGCTTCACCGTGTACGGTCCGATCGGTGGGGTGTTCGTCCTAGGAATCGGCATGCTCGTGCTCGGGATTCCGTTGATGCTGCTGTGCTTCGTCGGTAACCGAGACTTCTTCCAGGGCAAGACCTTGACTGCAGCCACCGAGGTCAAAGTCCCGGACACCTACTAG
- a CDS encoding succinate dehydrogenase hydrophobic membrane anchor subunit has translation MATTHGPEAKSLGKNYDRPASLDNPRSPRRKSRGNFELYAWLFMRFSGLALVVLVLGHMFIMLMLDEGVHRINFAFVAGRWSSPFWQFWDLTMLWLAQLHGGNGLRTIIADYSRKDSTRFWLTTLLVLSMILIMGLGTYVIFTFDPNISAS, from the coding sequence ATGGCAACGACACACGGACCCGAGGCCAAGTCCCTCGGCAAGAACTACGACCGCCCAGCCAGTCTGGACAACCCACGTTCGCCGCGACGGAAGTCGCGGGGCAACTTCGAGCTGTATGCATGGCTGTTCATGCGCTTCTCGGGCCTCGCACTCGTCGTCCTCGTCCTGGGCCACATGTTCATCATGCTGATGCTCGACGAAGGCGTGCACCGGATCAACTTCGCGTTCGTCGCCGGACGTTGGTCGAGTCCCTTCTGGCAGTTCTGGGATCTGACGATGCTGTGGCTGGCCCAACTGCACGGTGGCAACGGCCTGCGCACCATCATCGCGGACTACTCCCGCAAGGACTCGACGCGATTCTGGTTGACGACTCTCCTCGTCCTGTCGATGATCCTCATCATGGGCCTCGGCACCTACGTCATCTTCACCTTCGATCCGAACATCTCGGCGAGCTAA
- the sdhC gene encoding succinate dehydrogenase, cytochrome b556 subunit, whose product MSSTTEVAPAKERKRSLYRGDPGMWSWVLHRITGVLVFFFLFVHVLDTAMVRVNPETYDAIIDTYKTPLVGLMEIGLVAAVLYHALNGIRVMLVDFWSQGPKYQKLMLWIIAAVWIVVMVPGAGRIFYNMFTASGH is encoded by the coding sequence ATGAGTAGCACGACGGAAGTCGCTCCGGCCAAGGAGCGTAAGCGGTCCCTGTATCGCGGGGACCCAGGCATGTGGTCCTGGGTTCTGCACCGGATCACCGGTGTATTGGTCTTCTTCTTCTTGTTCGTCCACGTTCTCGACACCGCGATGGTGCGTGTCAATCCGGAGACGTACGACGCGATCATCGACACCTACAAGACGCCGCTCGTCGGCCTCATGGAGATCGGTCTCGTCGCTGCAGTGCTCTATCACGCACTCAACGGCATCCGCGTCATGCTGGTGGACTTCTGGTCACAGGGACCGAAGTACCAGAAGCTGATGCTGTGGATCATCGCCGCGGTGTGGATCGTGGTCATGGTTCCGGGAGCGGGCCGAATCTTCTACAACATGTTCACAGCGAGCGGGCACTGA
- a CDS encoding cytidine deaminase translates to MAEIDWKTLRDSAHQVMRQAYAPYSNYPVGAAAIVDDDRIVTGCNVENVSYGLGLCAECGLVSNLQATGGGRLVAFTCCDSRGARLMPCGRCRQLLFEFGGADLLVDTDSGPTPLGQLLPAAFGPDDLDSGRVVDHV, encoded by the coding sequence ATGGCTGAAATTGACTGGAAAACGTTGCGAGACAGTGCTCATCAGGTTATGAGGCAAGCCTATGCGCCGTACTCCAACTATCCGGTGGGCGCCGCAGCGATAGTCGACGATGATCGAATTGTCACCGGGTGCAATGTGGAAAATGTCTCATATGGTTTGGGCCTGTGTGCGGAGTGCGGACTGGTGTCCAATCTGCAGGCGACGGGCGGGGGGCGGCTCGTCGCATTCACCTGTTGTGACAGTCGTGGTGCTCGCCTGATGCCGTGCGGACGGTGCAGGCAGTTGCTGTTCGAATTCGGTGGAGCGGATCTGCTCGTGGACACCGACAGTGGCCCCACGCCGCTGGGGCAGTTGCTTCCCGCCGCCTTCGGGCCGGATGACCTCGATTCGGGCAGAGTGGTCGACCATGTCTGA
- a CDS encoding Lrp/AsnC family transcriptional regulator — protein MPEQPPTPLDDVSKAIIEQLQEDGRRSYSAIGKAVGLSEAAVRQRVQKLTETGVMQIVAVTDPVQVGFNRQAMIGIRCTGDSYELAEELAALDAVDYVVLTAGSFDIVVEVVCENDEHLLQILNKHIRTMPGITSTETLVYLKLVKQQYNWGTR, from the coding sequence ATGCCCGAACAGCCGCCGACCCCGTTGGACGACGTTTCCAAAGCAATCATCGAGCAACTGCAAGAGGATGGTCGACGGTCGTACTCTGCCATCGGGAAGGCCGTCGGCCTCTCCGAAGCCGCCGTGCGACAGCGTGTTCAGAAGTTGACCGAAACCGGCGTCATGCAGATCGTCGCAGTCACCGACCCGGTTCAGGTTGGATTCAACCGTCAGGCAATGATCGGGATCAGGTGCACCGGTGACAGTTACGAGCTCGCCGAGGAACTCGCCGCCCTCGACGCCGTCGACTACGTCGTACTCACCGCCGGCTCGTTCGACATCGTCGTCGAGGTCGTGTGCGAGAACGACGAGCACCTGTTGCAGATTCTCAACAAGCACATTCGAACAATGCCCGGTATCACCAGTACCGAAACGCTTGTCTATCTCAAACTCGTCAAACAACAATACAATTGGGGTACCCGATGA
- a CDS encoding aspartate aminotransferase family protein, with the protein MTKTTAELDASAARHLWGHFARHGAGVTPPIITRGEGSTIYDSNGKSYIDGLSGLFVVQVGHGREELAEAAAKQAKELAFFPLWSYATPPAIELAERLAGYTPGDLNRVFFTTGGGEAVESAWKLAKQYFKKVGKPGKHKVISRAIAYHGTPQGALAITGIPALKEPFEPLTPGAFRVPNTNIYRAPAPLDTDPKAFGIWAADRIAEAIEFEGPDTVAAVFLEPVQNAGGCFPPPPGYFERVREICDRYDVLLVSDEVICAFGRIGSMFACTDFGYTPDIITCAKGLTSGYSPIGAMIASDRLFEPFDDGTSSFAHGYTFGGHPVSSAVAMANLDIFEREGINAHVAQNAPAFRATLEKLNDLPIVGDVRGEGYFYGIELVKDKATKETFTDAEAERILRGFLSTALFDAGLYCRADDRGDPVVQLAPPLICGQKEFDEMESILRSVLTEAGQLL; encoded by the coding sequence ATGACGAAAACCACAGCCGAACTCGACGCCTCGGCCGCCCGGCACCTGTGGGGCCACTTCGCTCGCCACGGCGCAGGCGTCACGCCGCCCATCATCACCCGAGGCGAAGGCTCGACCATCTACGACTCCAACGGCAAGAGCTACATCGACGGTCTGTCGGGGCTCTTCGTCGTACAGGTAGGTCACGGCCGCGAAGAACTAGCCGAGGCCGCGGCGAAGCAGGCCAAGGAACTGGCGTTCTTTCCACTGTGGTCCTACGCGACTCCGCCTGCGATCGAGCTGGCGGAGCGGCTCGCCGGGTACACCCCGGGCGACCTCAATCGCGTCTTCTTCACCACCGGGGGCGGCGAGGCCGTCGAAAGTGCGTGGAAGCTGGCCAAGCAGTACTTCAAGAAGGTGGGCAAGCCAGGCAAGCACAAGGTCATCTCACGGGCGATCGCGTATCACGGAACTCCGCAGGGTGCGCTCGCGATAACGGGTATTCCGGCCCTCAAAGAGCCCTTCGAACCACTGACGCCAGGAGCATTCCGCGTTCCGAACACCAACATCTATCGCGCGCCCGCACCACTGGACACCGATCCGAAGGCCTTCGGAATCTGGGCTGCGGACCGCATCGCCGAAGCAATCGAGTTCGAGGGACCGGACACAGTGGCCGCGGTCTTCCTCGAACCGGTACAGAACGCAGGCGGTTGCTTCCCGCCACCGCCCGGGTACTTCGAGCGCGTCCGTGAGATCTGTGATCGCTACGACGTGCTGCTGGTATCCGACGAGGTAATCTGCGCGTTCGGCCGAATCGGATCGATGTTCGCGTGCACCGACTTCGGCTACACCCCCGACATCATCACCTGCGCAAAAGGGTTGACGTCCGGCTACTCGCCCATCGGCGCGATGATCGCATCCGACAGGCTGTTCGAGCCGTTCGACGACGGCACTTCCAGCTTCGCTCACGGATACACCTTCGGCGGGCACCCGGTGTCCTCGGCGGTCGCAATGGCCAACCTCGACATCTTCGAGCGCGAGGGGATCAATGCCCACGTCGCGCAGAACGCACCCGCGTTCCGCGCGACGCTGGAGAAACTGAACGACCTCCCCATCGTCGGTGACGTCCGCGGTGAGGGGTATTTCTACGGAATCGAACTGGTCAAGGACAAGGCCACGAAGGAAACCTTCACCGACGCCGAAGCCGAGCGCATTCTGCGTGGTTTCCTCTCCACCGCCCTGTTCGACGCCGGCCTGTACTGCCGTGCCGACGACCGCGGCGACCCCGTCGTCCAGCTCGCCCCTCCACTGATCTGCGGACAGAAGGAGTTCGACGAGATGGAGTCCATCCTGCGCAGCGTGCTCACCGAAGCGGGCCAGCTCCTCTAG
- a CDS encoding universal stress protein, giving the protein MKLTVGYLATPSGDDGVALAAVLASALDASIDIVIVIRSDEPVMEGSGPYRKVLTAQAEQWLAAARSLVPGDFDVTTHIAEHESFAQGLMEFAAEHDADMIVVGGAGDGLLNRHTVGTVAAQLLHASPVPLALAPRGYRDRAGRALSCLTAAVPTRAGAADPSALAIAIASAAHVPLRLVSLVSLEDGGFDSDGPSLETRRRYVAAAEANLENATRRLPDIEGLESVVADGSSLDEAVASLQWSDGDILFLGSSRLAAPKRVFLGSSAAKILRATPAPVVVVPHE; this is encoded by the coding sequence ATGAAACTCACTGTCGGGTACCTCGCCACCCCGAGTGGCGACGACGGCGTCGCGCTGGCCGCAGTACTGGCATCGGCACTCGACGCATCGATCGACATCGTCATCGTGATCCGCTCCGACGAGCCGGTGATGGAGGGAAGCGGTCCGTACCGAAAGGTGCTCACCGCTCAAGCCGAACAGTGGCTCGCGGCGGCGCGATCGCTCGTCCCGGGTGACTTCGACGTAACGACCCACATCGCCGAGCACGAATCGTTCGCTCAGGGTTTGATGGAATTCGCTGCCGAGCACGATGCGGACATGATCGTCGTCGGCGGGGCGGGCGACGGGCTGCTGAACCGGCATACGGTCGGAACTGTTGCCGCGCAGCTGCTGCACGCGTCTCCCGTTCCGCTCGCGCTCGCTCCCCGCGGATATCGCGATCGCGCCGGACGTGCGCTCTCCTGCCTCACCGCCGCCGTACCGACGCGCGCCGGTGCGGCCGACCCGTCAGCGCTGGCCATCGCGATCGCCAGCGCTGCACACGTCCCGCTGCGGCTGGTTTCGCTCGTGTCCTTGGAGGACGGCGGTTTCGACAGCGACGGTCCATCTCTCGAGACCCGACGTCGCTATGTCGCCGCGGCAGAAGCAAACTTGGAGAACGCGACTCGTCGACTTCCTGACATCGAGGGACTCGAATCCGTCGTCGCCGACGGATCGAGTCTGGACGAGGCCGTGGCGTCGCTGCAGTGGTCCGATGGGGACATTCTGTTCCTCGGTTCCAGCCGGCTTGCGGCACCGAAACGGGTGTTCCTCGGCTCGAGTGCGGCGAAAATTCTGCGGGCCACCCCTGCCCCGGTCGTGGTCGTACCGCACGAGTAG